TTGGCTGCAACCTGCCGGCACTAGCGGCAGGCAACGTGAAGCTGCAGGTGATGGCGCTCTACTCCGCGGCGGGCCCCGGCAGCAGCGACTACGCTGCTCTGCAGCGCGACATGTTCCGGCAACTGGCCGAAGCGGAGAGCAACTGCCTGACCGCCGTCAACGATATAAACAGCCTGCGCCAGGCGCTTCAAAGCGAGAGCGGCGTGGGGATGGTGGCGGCCATCGAGAATGCCGCCGGGTTTTGCGAGGCCGACGAGCCGCTGGAGGACGGGTTTAAAAAGCTGGAGAAGATTATCACCGCCTGCGGCCGCGTGCTATATATCAGCTTCACACACCACACCGAGAACCGCTTCGGCGGGGGCAACATGAGCCACAAAGGCATCACGCGCGACGGGAAAATGCTGCTCGACTACCTGCACGGCCGCCGCATTGCCGTGGATATGTCCCACACCAGCGATGCCCTCGCCCACGACATCCTCACCCATATAGACCGGGAGCGCCTTGATGTTCCGGTTATCGCCAGCCACTCCAATTTCAGGCCGGTGTGGGAGCACAACCGTAACCTGCCCGACGAACTGACCCAGGAGATCATCCACCGCCGGGGCCTGATTGGGGTAAACTTCGTGCGTGCCTTCCTGCACACTGACGACCCCGAGGCACTGCTGCACCACATCCGCTACGGGCTGAGCCAAGGGGCGCAGGACGCCATCTGCTTTGGCGCCGACTACTTCTATTTCGCGGATTGCCCGGACCCCAGCCGTTTCCCGTTTTACCACAAGGCGCACGAGGAGGCGGCCACCAGCTACGGGTATATACTAGAACGGCTGCAGCAGGAACTCCCGCAGGACCAACTGGCGCGGCTGGCTTACCAGAACGCACAGCGGTTTATCGAGCGCATCTGGAGCTGATTTTTCCTTGTTTATATAGAGGCAGCGGCTTTATGCTCACTTGCCCGCAACTTTATTCTCGATCAGGAGGTATTGGTTTGTATCAGGAATTTATTATATTTATACGATGCTATATATAGCTTGCCGAAATCCTTTGGCTTAAACCTGTGTGGCTTCTGTCTAACCAATAAACCTACACCTATGAAATTTATCGGGCTGCTCCTGTTTCTGGCAGGTATCGTGTCGCTGCTTCTGGAATTTACCGGAGCCAACCTTGTCGTGCTGAACTGGCTGGACCAGTTTGGCGAAACAGGCAGCTTGGCCATCCGCATCGGGGTAACGCTGCTCGGCGGAATTATATACTACCTGCGCCGCCACGACGATTAGGCCAATCTGAAATTTTCTGTATTTTATCCGCCGCGCCTAACGTGCATCAGCAAAAGGGTGCGGCAAGCAGACCATATAGGCGTATCAGGGGCTGGCCAGCTCAGCCTTGTTCACTCTCCCCATTCTGAGAGCAGCTGCCTGATTTGAGTAAGGTGACTTTCGGCAAAACCAGGCGGTGTTGCCAACGCTGAAGGAACAGCTACTGCAACACCGCTTGGTTTTTCCTCAATTTTTTTCCTCTGCTTTGAATTCCGGGCAATGCTCCTGCGCTTACGTTAATTTAGCAGGAGCATCGTTATATATAAAGGAGGATAAATACAAAGGTTGTTGGTTTTTAGATGCTTATGATAGAAGGAGGCTGTGGCGGCTGCCTTGTTCGGCAAGAAGGGTTGCAGGAGAGAGATGCCCTTTGGGGCTGAAGCGTGACTCCGGCGGTGCCCAGGGCATAAAATAATATATAGAACGTTTGCCATACGGGCCAAAACT
This window of the Pontibacter russatus genome carries:
- a CDS encoding dipeptidase, whose translation is MQPSTPSRLPIIDMHCDLLVYLTDVPGSTLEKVEEIGCNLPALAAGNVKLQVMALYSAAGPGSSDYAALQRDMFRQLAEAESNCLTAVNDINSLRQALQSESGVGMVAAIENAAGFCEADEPLEDGFKKLEKIITACGRVLYISFTHHTENRFGGGNMSHKGITRDGKMLLDYLHGRRIAVDMSHTSDALAHDILTHIDRERLDVPVIASHSNFRPVWEHNRNLPDELTQEIIHRRGLIGVNFVRAFLHTDDPEALLHHIRYGLSQGAQDAICFGADYFYFADCPDPSRFPFYHKAHEEAATSYGYILERLQQELPQDQLARLAYQNAQRFIERIWS